A DNA window from Malus domestica chromosome 12, GDT2T_hap1 contains the following coding sequences:
- the LOC103449749 gene encoding uncharacterized protein, with the protein MLRDRGYSVPASEIDLSLQDFRFLHGPTPYIGRLRFSTTHCTDPSDRTYLGTAGRSSLQLTGDVEGESMLDTLLVICMQTLSRPECDCLTSVASTLPLTLSFLVAMGDISLRKTGVEEKRAKVQKESNVLLDYTRKAISRLTYLKRTLAQLEDDGSQSMLSIGRTIWF; encoded by the exons ATGCTGAGGGACAGAGGCTATTCTGTTCCCGCCTCTGAAATCGACCTCTCTCTCCAAGACTTCCGCTTCCTCCACGGCCCCACTCCCTATATCGGGCGCCTCCGCTTCTCCACCACTCATTGCACCGACCCTTCTGACAGG ACATACCTCGGAACTGCTGGAAGGTCCTCCTTACAGCTTACAGGGGATGTGGAGGGAGAGTCCATGTTAGATACGTTGTTAGTGATATGCATGCAGACTTTATCCAGACCAGAATGTGACTGCTTAACCTCGGTTGCTTCCACCCTTCCACTTACACTTAG TTTTCTTGTGGCAATGGGGGATATATCGTTGAGGAAGACGGGTGTGGAGGAGAAGAGGGCTAAAGTGCAAAAAGAGTCTAATGTTCTTCTTGATTATACTCGAAAGGCGATATCCAGGTTAACTTATTTGAAAAG AACACTTGCCCAACTAGAAGATGATGGAAGCCAGAGCATGTTGAGCATTGGAAGAACAATTTGGTTTTGA